One Candidatus Regiella endosymbiont of Tuberolachnus salignus genomic window, GGAAAAAATAGCCTTGATGCCACTCCCTGCGACTGATTTCGATACCAGCTACTTCGACCTACGACAAGTGGCATGGGACAGCTATATCGATGTCAGAGGTAATCGCTATAGCGTGCCTTCATTCTGGTGTGGTCGTGCGGTTAATATTCGTATCGGTTTAGATAATACGCTACGTATTTACGGCGATGAGCAACTGCTCGCGACGCATCTCTTGCAGGAGGTAACGCAGGGCTGGCAAAAGGTGCCAGAACATCATCAAGCCCTTTGGCAACAGGTCAATCGAGTAGCGTCTCGTTCGCTCAGTGTGTATGAGGAGCTACTCTGATGGAAATGGAAAACTTGTTGATACGGTTAAAAATGGATTACCTGGGCGATGCGTTGGAGAGTTTATGTGAAGAAGCCACCAAGAAAGCACTGAACTACCGTGAATTTCTCCAGCAGGCATTAGCCCAGGAATGGAACGGGCGTCACCAAAAAGGCTTGGAATCGCGGTTAAAACAAGCACGTTTGCCGTGGATAAAAACCTTGGAGCAATTTGACTTTACTTTCCAACCAAGTATAGACAGGAAAATTATCCGCGAGCTGGCGGGGCTGAGGTTTGTCGAACATCATGAAAACGTCATTTTGTTAGGCCCACCTGGGGTAGGGAAAACGCATTTGGCGATAGCGCTGGCTGTCAAGGCAGCTACAGCTGGGCATCGGGTATTGTTTATGCCTCTGGATAGACTCTGCTGTACCTTAATGAAGGCAAAGCAAGAAAACCGTCTGGAACGCCAACTTCAGCAACTGTGCTATGCCAGGGTATTAATACTGGATGAAATCGGGTATTTACCGATGAATCGCGAAGAAGCTAGCCTATTTTTCAGGTTATTGAGCCGTCGTTATGAAAAGGCGAGCATCATTCTCACATCAAATAAAAGTTTTACTGATTGGGGGGACGTATTCGGTGATCACATTTTAGCAACTGCGATTTTAGACAGGCTTTTACATCATTCAACCACATTGAATATTAAAGGAGAAAGCTACCGACTCAAAAATAAACGCAAAGCAGGCATGTTGCCTATAAAAACGACTGATATTATCCAGGCGCCTGGAATAGAAACCCAACAGGAAAATTAGCAAAAACTGGACATTTTAAAGTAGCAAAAAGTGGTCAATCTAAAGTAGCGTTGACAGTAGGTTCGAGCCAGCATCGTATTACTATCACCAGAGGAAAATAATAATGAAAAAAAAGGTGATCGGGGCGCTACTCGCGCTGAGTTTACAGGGCCTCACCGGTTGCACATCAACCGGAGGCTATGGTAATTACGCCACAGCCCCTCTTCATTTTAATCAAAAAATGGCGCAAGACACGGCAGCTCAGCTGGTCACTTTATATTTGCCGGCGAAAACACATTTGAGCCTGAAACAACGCATACCGCCGAGGGATACTTACGGCACCGCATTGGTTGAAGCCTTGCGCGCCAATGGTTATTCGGTACTGGAATATACTCCGCAAAAACGCGCTACGCGCTCCCAATCTACGCGCTTCCAACCCTCCGCGATTAAAGCGCCGGTGCCAACGATTGATCTGCGCTACATTGTTGATGCGCCCAAATCGACAAATTTTTATCGGGTCACGGTTCAAGTGGGGACAGGATCCATTAGTCGTGTTTTTACCTTAGCGCCTGAAGGTAAGCTCTATCCAGCAAGCGCTTGGATCCGCAGGGAATAACCACAATGGCAGATGACAATCCACCCTCTCTTGATAATGAAGCTAAAGATATACCCACAGCCCTTGAAGTTGCCGCTAGGCGGCCAGGGGGTGAGACCGATGAGCGTAGACAACTACGTGATTCCGCGAACACGCGCAGCCAACAACGCGGCGGCTTCAAAGACGAAGGGTATAAGCCTAAAAGTGGTATCCGGCGTGTAAATAATCTGCCGCTGATCATTGCCAGCATTATCGTCGGCATTTTTATATTGTTGATCGCCATGGTGGCGGCTAAACGTGCTAATAATAGTCAGGTAGAACAAGACGTATCAGAGACGTCCAATA contains:
- a CDS encoding conjugal transfer protein TrbH translates to MKKKVIGALLALSLQGLTGCTSTGGYGNYATAPLHFNQKMAQDTAAQLVTLYLPAKTHLSLKQRIPPRDTYGTALVEALRANGYSVLEYTPQKRATRSQSTRFQPSAIKAPVPTIDLRYIVDAPKSTNFYRVTVQVGTGSISRVFTLAPEGKLYPASAWIRRE
- the istB gene encoding IS21-like element helper ATPase IstB; the encoded protein is MMEMENLLIRLKMDYLGDALESLCEEATKKALNYREFLQQALAQEWNGRHQKGLESRLKQARLPWIKTLEQFDFTFQPSIDRKIIRELAGLRFVEHHENVILLGPPGVGKTHLAIALAVKAATAGHRVLFMPLDRLCCTLMKAKQENRLERQLQQLCYARVLILDEIGYLPMNREEASLFFRLLSRRYEKASIILTSNKSFTDWGDVFGDHILATAILDRLLHHSTTLNIKGESYRLKNKRKAGMLPIKTTDIIQAPGIETQQEN